A part of Paenibacillus donghaensis genomic DNA contains:
- a CDS encoding ATP-binding protein: protein MTRATAGECQANFIPVSITDILDPYIGVSEQNLKNLFDKARSRKPSIMFFDEIDTLGYNRSKSSSNMRGVIDTFLTEMEGIDTDTDQILVIGATNMPWDVDSALKRPGRFDRLVFVAPPDEEAREQMFRLKLADRYVQDMDIPSLAARTEFFSGADIENLCERAAERVLEEILETQVERPIRMSDVEAVLQEVRPSTLEWLRTAKNYVKYSNQSGIYNDVEEYLKKFGRRI, encoded by the coding sequence ATTACAAGAGCTACAGCCGGTGAGTGTCAGGCTAACTTTATTCCGGTCAGCATTACGGATATTCTCGACCCCTATATTGGTGTCAGTGAGCAGAACCTGAAGAATCTCTTTGATAAAGCACGTTCCCGGAAGCCCAGTATTATGTTCTTCGATGAGATTGATACTCTGGGATATAACCGATCTAAATCTTCCTCGAATATGCGGGGAGTGATTGATACTTTTCTGACCGAAATGGAAGGAATCGATACCGATACAGATCAGATTCTGGTAATTGGTGCAACCAATATGCCATGGGATGTGGACAGCGCACTGAAACGGCCCGGACGGTTCGATCGTTTGGTGTTCGTTGCCCCGCCGGACGAAGAAGCCCGTGAGCAAATGTTCCGACTTAAACTCGCTGACCGTTATGTGCAGGATATGGATATTCCTTCATTGGCCGCAAGAACCGAATTTTTCTCCGGAGCCGATATTGAGAACCTGTGCGAGAGAGCTGCGGAACGTGTTCTTGAAGAGATACTGGAGACTCAAGTCGAGCGTCCTATCAGGATGTCAGATGTGGAGGCTGTGCTGCAAGAAGTCCGTCCTTCAACTCTGGAATGGCTGCGGACAGCTAAGAATTATGTGAAATACTCCAATCAATCCGGTATTTATAATGACGTGGAAGAATACTTGAAAAAATTTGGACGGCGTATATAA
- a CDS encoding tetratricopeptide repeat protein — protein MEKDYQMLMNQLVVLHDSGKYTAAEQLAYQILETHPTDSEGLFYLSRILYMLDRNEEALDIGLQALSQEPENEWIVFLISKIHKELFQWDEQAAYLEQCLRLDPEIADFHFAKAENIINKFSLQFTVQFKMSQFIRPNFFSRPVINPHLVKLAEAAVLEIQQAIQLDPDAAEYHMKLGALYFMFFRTGDAEQQFQHALQLEPQNAETNGIYAVFLLQECRIKQAREHCELALMFDPNQEIALMAKEQLHIYEAQKDHFYKSLRRGYHLKTKVVPNAEHQLQYSKILLEEGKVQPLRQLKAYLRLMPEDMEVHLMYGKAQYDAKHYTTAYYYFKRLNRKWPGNPYIEGWLNELSQMSVVERNMVPILKRCIILPVKLVLVALLKTILFAFSIYSVPKIRRQQDAQLNRLV, from the coding sequence GTGGAGAAGGATTATCAAATGTTAATGAACCAGTTGGTTGTTCTGCATGATAGCGGAAAATATACAGCCGCTGAACAGCTTGCCTATCAAATTCTGGAGACACACCCAACAGATTCAGAAGGGTTATTCTACCTCTCACGGATATTGTATATGCTGGATCGGAACGAGGAGGCTCTTGACATTGGCTTGCAAGCACTGTCACAAGAACCGGAGAATGAATGGATAGTATTCCTGATTAGTAAGATTCATAAGGAATTATTTCAATGGGATGAGCAGGCCGCATATCTGGAGCAATGCCTTCGCCTGGATCCGGAAATAGCCGATTTCCATTTCGCCAAGGCCGAGAATATCATCAATAAATTCTCCCTCCAGTTCACTGTTCAATTTAAGATGAGCCAATTTATCCGTCCCAACTTTTTCAGCAGGCCTGTCATTAATCCCCATTTGGTCAAATTAGCTGAAGCAGCGGTGCTGGAAATTCAGCAAGCCATCCAGCTTGATCCGGATGCTGCCGAGTATCATATGAAGCTCGGAGCTCTATATTTTATGTTTTTCAGAACTGGGGATGCGGAACAGCAGTTTCAGCATGCACTTCAACTGGAGCCGCAAAATGCCGAAACGAATGGGATATATGCCGTATTTCTGCTCCAGGAATGTCGGATCAAGCAAGCTAGAGAACATTGCGAATTAGCTCTGATGTTTGACCCTAATCAAGAGATTGCCCTGATGGCAAAAGAACAACTCCACATCTATGAGGCGCAAAAGGATCACTTTTATAAAAGTCTCAGGCGAGGCTATCATCTCAAAACAAAAGTGGTTCCTAATGCGGAACACCAACTGCAATACTCTAAAATATTGTTGGAGGAGGGGAAAGTGCAGCCGCTTAGACAGCTCAAGGCGTATTTGCGACTGATGCCTGAAGATATGGAGGTTCATTTAATGTACGGCAAAGCTCAATATGACGCAAAACATTACACTACTGCCTACTATTACTTCAAGCGTCTGAACCGCAAATGGCCCGGAAATCCATACATCGAAGGCTGGCTTAACGAGCTCTCGCAAATGAGTGTGGTAGAGAGAAATATGGTTCCAATTCTTAAGCGATGTATCATACTACCTGTGAAGCTTGTCCTTGTTGCGCTGTTAAAAACTATTTTGTTCGCTTTCAGCATCTACTCTGTCCCTAAAATAAGGCGGCAGCAAGACGCTCAGCTGAACAGACTGGTGTAA